A single window of Methanothermobacter marburgensis str. Marburg DNA harbors:
- a CDS encoding radical SAM protein: MQLREYNVIIKNPRMVDVRVASCYPGPYRTAMSSLGYHIIYHLINSRDDAWCERVIHPYKRSLESGSPLRDFDVISFTVHYEEDYFRILQMLRDGSISPRRDERDGPLVIAGGPCITSNPLPLSDFIDLFIIGEAEPVLNRLMDRYLELDDPRREIDEFMDIKGVYIPDNPAERVIVEDMDRACHPVRQIVPVTEDKRMVPSLGRSFLLGVSRGCSRGCRFCMSGYLYRPKRETSLPRLLDVAERGRHATGYSKVSLIGAAASDYSRIDELSSRLVDMDFMVSMPSLRIESLSAHLMDTLLEGGLKTVTVAPESTLKLRRKLNKPISDSMVFKKTEEAIKKGFRVKMYFLTGVPGESEEDLKDLTRLIRGLHEIRRGMVTFSINPLIPKPHTPLQWMEYDMRRMKRKIKLLRKLTGGVPVKFGSPLSGLIQYVLSTGGPETGKLIERASFSKVPLREWELHCSRRNPGDVLPWDNINLGLRKDFLMKEYIRMEEEKVTPWCEESGCHGCMDHCSWQEEGRLR; encoded by the coding sequence ATGCAGCTTCGGGAATACAATGTCATCATCAAGAACCCCCGGATGGTTGATGTCAGGGTCGCATCCTGTTACCCCGGGCCCTACAGGACCGCCATGTCCTCACTCGGTTACCATATAATCTATCATCTTATAAATTCAAGGGATGATGCATGGTGTGAGCGGGTGATACACCCCTACAAACGAAGCCTTGAATCTGGAAGTCCACTGAGGGACTTTGATGTAATCAGCTTCACTGTGCACTACGAGGAGGACTATTTCAGGATCCTCCAGATGCTGAGGGATGGCAGTATTTCACCGAGGAGGGATGAACGCGATGGTCCCCTTGTAATCGCAGGGGGGCCCTGCATAACATCCAACCCCCTTCCACTCTCAGATTTCATTGACCTCTTCATAATAGGTGAGGCTGAACCTGTGCTCAACAGGTTAATGGATCGGTACCTTGAGCTGGATGATCCTCGCCGTGAGATTGATGAATTCATGGACATAAAGGGTGTTTACATTCCCGACAACCCTGCAGAGAGGGTCATTGTTGAGGATATGGACAGGGCATGCCACCCGGTAAGACAGATAGTTCCCGTTACAGAGGATAAAAGGATGGTTCCCTCCCTGGGGAGGTCATTCCTTCTGGGTGTTTCAAGGGGCTGTTCACGGGGCTGCCGTTTCTGCATGTCCGGCTACCTATACCGCCCCAAACGTGAGACATCACTCCCCAGGCTCCTTGATGTTGCAGAGAGGGGCCGTCATGCCACAGGTTACAGTAAGGTCTCACTTATAGGTGCCGCTGCCTCTGACTATTCACGTATAGATGAACTCTCCTCCAGACTCGTGGATATGGATTTCATGGTTTCAATGCCATCACTCAGAATAGAATCACTGTCAGCCCACCTCATGGACACGTTACTTGAAGGGGGACTTAAAACAGTTACAGTGGCACCAGAATCAACCCTTAAATTGCGAAGAAAACTTAACAAGCCCATAAGCGATAGTATGGTATTTAAAAAAACAGAAGAGGCTATAAAAAAGGGTTTTCGTGTTAAAATGTACTTCCTTACAGGAGTCCCCGGGGAGTCAGAGGAAGACTTAAAGGACCTGACGCGCCTCATACGTGGACTTCATGAAATAAGAAGGGGAATGGTTACTTTCAGCATCAACCCACTCATTCCCAAGCCGCACACCCCCCTCCAGTGGATGGAATATGACATGAGGAGAATGAAGAGGAAGATCAAACTCCTCAGGAAACTCACCGGGGGGGTTCCTGTTAAATTTGGAAGTCCCCTCAGTGGACTCATACAGTATGTGCTCTCCACAGGCGGTCCTGAAACCGGAAAACTCATTGAAAGGGCCTCATTCTCAAAGGTACCCCTCAGGGAATGGGAGCTCCACTGCAGCAGAAGAAACCCGGGCGATGTTCTCCCCTGGGATAATATCAACCTCGGGCTGAGGAAGGACTTCCTCATGAAAGAATACATTAGGATGGAGGAGGAGAAAGTAACACCATGGTGTGAGGAGTCAGGATGCCATGGATGCATGGATCACTGTTCATGGCAGGAGGAAGGGCGATTAAGATGA
- a CDS encoding phosphopantetheine adenylyltransferase: MKVKKYSLVAVGGTFDRFHKGHRRLLDEAFRIGNTVMIGVTSDEFASAKGNDIEPCSVRMKNLEEYLSDKDTEYHIMRLEDPYGTTVTDERFDAIVVSRETEPVAHEINEIRKRKGFRELDIITIDMVPADDGIPISSTRIRRGEIDRMGHLLERIRHAIKRKRNQ; this comes from the coding sequence ATGAAGGTGAAGAAGTACTCACTTGTTGCTGTTGGAGGAACCTTTGACAGATTTCATAAGGGCCACAGAAGGCTCCTTGATGAGGCGTTTCGTATTGGGAATACCGTTATGATTGGTGTAACATCAGATGAATTTGCATCTGCAAAGGGAAACGATATAGAACCCTGCAGTGTCAGAATGAAGAACCTTGAGGAGTATCTTTCAGATAAGGATACTGAGTACCATATAATGAGGCTGGAGGACCCCTATGGCACCACAGTTACCGATGAAAGATTCGATGCCATAGTGGTGAGCAGGGAGACCGAGCCGGTTGCCCATGAAATAAATGAAATAAGAAAAAGAAAGGGATTCAGGGAACTTGATATCATAACCATTGACATGGTGCCCGCAGATGATGGCATACCCATCTCATCCACCCGGATAAGGAGGGGAGAGATAGACAGGATGGGCCATCTCCTTGAGAGGATACGCCATGCAATAAAGAGGAAGAGAAATCAGTGA
- the yjjX gene encoding inosine/xanthosine triphosphatase: MRVNVGSTNPVKVKATENVLGKIFDELEVRGVEVDSGVSDQPVGLEETVEGAINRARGAFSNCDLSVGIESGLHRVPGSITGFVDLQWCAIYDGDHVTLGVSAGFEYPPLVVEEVLSGREVGDVMDELTGVDELGRKRGAVSFLSHGLLDRVGNTEQCVLMAMIPRMNPSLYGLE; the protein is encoded by the coding sequence ATGAGGGTTAATGTGGGATCAACAAATCCAGTTAAGGTTAAGGCCACAGAGAATGTCCTTGGGAAGATATTCGATGAACTTGAGGTCAGGGGTGTTGAGGTTGACTCAGGAGTATCTGATCAGCCAGTAGGTCTTGAGGAGACTGTGGAGGGGGCCATCAACCGTGCAAGGGGGGCTTTCAGCAACTGTGATCTGAGTGTTGGCATCGAGTCAGGTCTACACAGGGTGCCGGGGTCAATCACGGGATTTGTTGACCTCCAGTGGTGCGCCATCTATGATGGTGATCATGTAACACTGGGGGTGAGCGCAGGCTTTGAATACCCTCCCCTGGTGGTTGAGGAGGTCCTCTCAGGCAGGGAGGTTGGGGACGTCATGGATGAACTCACAGGCGTGGATGAACTGGGCAGGAAGAGGGGTGCTGTGAGTTTCCTTTCCCATGGGCTGCTTGACCGTGTTGGAAATACCGAGCAGTGCGTCCTCATGGCCATGATACCCCGCATGAACCCATCACTATATGGTCTTGAATAG
- a CDS encoding STT3 domain-containing protein yields the protein MFFLEVNENVKIFLLMVLIFFTGFILRAETVHLVDINGTEGLYLTDDQGLPYMYELDSYYNYRITENYLKNGHPGDTLKAGIPWDSYSYYPPGRPAVYPPVISWVSIMLYRLLDPFTDMSLYELCFWLPAVVAPFAGTVMFFLIRKYAGDAAGFAGGILMVTAPLYFARTIPGFFDTDMFNCLMPALIVLFYTSVVESRDKYGCLASGLLFAVSMLLFSLSWTGWPFMLYVTLASAFIYSIISWRMGALDFLCIKRLFLPVLLAIFLIGLFNGPQQLSGINPIAILDSTSSTGPWPDIYESVSELGHPSVEVFLSAAGPLNLGFGVFGALVIISIFIRGDMRRKHLPSFNPFILTLSLVWMLSGLTAYYISVRFGILAITPLTFISSIFLGVVFSYMRVLSGRWNFRADIPVVLLLALIISVATIEAAEVRRVPFINDDFSDAAAFLKDGTREGTVVVTEWSYGHYITAAAERPVLFDGGSQNTPRAYWIFRAFETDNESLSTGILTMLTSSGDSAVSLLENRTGNTSLTVQILNDVLGVNRRSAEEILIRKYGLERGFAEKLLVYTHPERRNYVILTAEGMRYVGYWYLYYGSWNFTSFTPRPLYEVVDTGRSEMMKSVDEGSWRGKRPYRFIIKDGNSVKRVDVDESSNFSVIFLPDEGEVIIIDRRFDDSLFVRLVLLEENSKYFRKLYNNGNVIIWQLK from the coding sequence GTGTTTTTCCTGGAAGTCAATGAAAATGTGAAGATCTTCCTTCTGATGGTACTCATATTCTTCACGGGTTTCATTCTGAGAGCTGAGACTGTTCATCTTGTAGACATCAATGGTACTGAGGGGCTATATCTTACAGATGATCAGGGCCTCCCCTACATGTACGAACTGGACTCCTACTACAACTACCGCATCACAGAGAACTACCTGAAAAACGGCCATCCTGGGGATACACTGAAAGCAGGGATTCCATGGGACTCCTATTCCTATTACCCCCCTGGAAGACCCGCTGTCTATCCACCAGTGATATCATGGGTTTCGATAATGCTCTACAGGCTTCTTGACCCCTTCACAGATATGAGCCTCTACGAGCTCTGCTTCTGGCTGCCGGCTGTTGTGGCACCCTTTGCAGGTACTGTGATGTTCTTCCTCATCAGAAAATATGCTGGTGACGCTGCAGGGTTCGCCGGGGGCATACTGATGGTCACAGCACCACTCTACTTTGCAAGAACCATCCCCGGGTTTTTTGATACAGACATGTTCAACTGTCTTATGCCAGCTTTAATTGTGCTTTTCTACACGAGTGTGGTGGAATCCAGGGATAAATATGGCTGCCTCGCTTCTGGGCTACTCTTTGCGGTTTCTATGCTGCTTTTTTCCCTTTCATGGACAGGATGGCCGTTCATGCTCTATGTTACCCTTGCATCGGCCTTTATTTATTCGATCATATCATGGAGGATGGGGGCGCTTGATTTTTTGTGCATCAAGAGGCTCTTCCTTCCAGTTTTACTGGCAATTTTTCTAATAGGATTATTCAATGGCCCCCAGCAGCTTTCAGGGATCAACCCAATCGCCATCCTTGACTCAACATCATCGACAGGACCATGGCCAGATATCTATGAGTCGGTCTCAGAACTTGGCCACCCCTCAGTTGAGGTGTTTCTCTCTGCTGCAGGACCCCTCAACCTGGGTTTCGGTGTTTTCGGGGCTCTTGTGATTATCAGCATCTTCATAAGGGGAGATATGAGGAGGAAACATCTCCCATCATTCAACCCATTCATCCTCACCCTTTCACTGGTATGGATGCTGTCAGGGCTTACAGCATACTATATCAGTGTTCGCTTCGGTATTCTCGCAATAACCCCCCTCACATTCATATCAAGCATATTCCTTGGCGTTGTCTTCTCATATATGAGGGTCCTCAGTGGTAGGTGGAACTTCAGGGCGGATATTCCTGTGGTTCTCCTACTGGCCCTCATAATCTCAGTGGCCACCATCGAGGCTGCTGAAGTCAGGAGGGTTCCATTTATAAATGATGATTTCTCGGATGCTGCGGCTTTCCTGAAGGATGGGACACGGGAGGGCACAGTTGTTGTGACTGAATGGAGCTATGGCCACTACATCACAGCCGCCGCAGAAAGACCGGTTCTTTTTGATGGGGGATCACAGAACACGCCAAGGGCCTACTGGATTTTCAGGGCATTTGAGACAGACAATGAGAGTTTATCTACTGGGATATTAACGATGCTCACATCGTCGGGTGACTCAGCAGTATCACTTCTTGAAAACAGGACAGGAAACACTTCACTAACGGTTCAGATACTCAACGATGTCCTTGGTGTTAACAGAAGATCTGCGGAGGAAATCCTCATCAGAAAGTACGGCCTTGAAAGGGGGTTTGCAGAGAAACTCCTTGTATATACCCATCCAGAGAGAAGGAACTATGTTATTCTAACAGCAGAGGGTATGAGGTACGTAGGTTACTGGTACCTTTACTATGGCTCATGGAACTTCACCTCGTTTACCCCCAGACCCCTCTACGAGGTTGTGGATACAGGGAGGTCTGAAATGATGAAATCTGTTGATGAGGGCTCATGGAGGGGTAAGAGACCCTACCGTTTCATAATAAAAGACGGGAACTCTGTGAAAAGGGTTGATGTGGATGAATCCAGCAATTTTTCTGTTATATTCCTCCCAGATGAGGGGGAGGTCATAATTATAGATAGAAGATTTGATGATTCCCTATTCGTGAGACTGGTACTCCTTGAGGAGAATTCCAAATACTTCAGGAAGTTATATAATAATGGCAATGTAATCATATGGCAATTAAAATAG
- a CDS encoding oligosaccharyl transferase STT3 subunit related protein, whose product MQESLKVFLFISIIFFTGFILRADTVNLHHFNASEKDYLTDFQGLPYMYDADCYYNYRVTLNYFKNGHLGDKYNGKFRWNIYSYYPEGRPANYPPFIAWLAVFFYNFLALFVNITLYEACFWLPAIIAPFTGIMLFLLMRNHVDDISAFIAGILVVTTPIYFSRTVAGFFDTDMLNVLIPLIIVLFFHGGIRTENLFKKYIKCILAAVFLLLFSLTWNGWAFIFIIIVLTSLIYVIVLKGSDKSSTPFIQFFAVFILFSILFIGMLKLFGAGIYLNFPNTSLFLKSNFNNNWPNANLSVSELSKPSFIEFVWFLGGLNIGFGILGVIVVVLNLLSAKLKDKSDLFFYLLMSVWLFVGLISYSMSIRFGIISFIPLVAFSSISINKIIGTVFKLKNNFIRIFILFLIISSLFVISVAQTQVFKLRPAVNDDFVDAAAFINKTFSSPPVLVMDWSYGHYFTSEGIPVLMDGGCLTPQRNYWISRALSTDNETLSKNILIMLSCSGDIPIEMLYKRTGNISLTATILNEILSMDKKDAKSILMEKYGMNPNFSNQLLNFTHPYPKKRIVILTGDHEIKSGYWNFYYGYWNFAKSQPQKFVYSEGEITSTNDTLKHYSNNMSLDLKKRFASWNGKRPYEVILVYKNHKDEFRVYNESNLVFIVFMEKNRALVVDKKSKNSLFIKISVLNEGTEHFKRIYANGHVSLWELR is encoded by the coding sequence ATGCAAGAGTCTCTTAAGGTATTCTTATTTATAAGCATAATATTTTTCACTGGATTCATTCTAAGGGCTGACACCGTTAATCTTCATCACTTTAATGCAAGTGAAAAGGATTATCTGACGGATTTTCAGGGTCTTCCATATATGTATGATGCGGATTGTTACTACAATTATCGTGTCACCCTAAATTATTTCAAAAATGGTCACCTGGGAGATAAGTACAATGGAAAATTCAGGTGGAATATTTATTCATATTATCCAGAAGGAAGACCTGCAAATTATCCCCCATTCATCGCATGGTTGGCTGTTTTCTTTTACAATTTTCTTGCTTTATTTGTGAATATAACCCTCTATGAGGCATGTTTTTGGTTGCCGGCAATTATAGCACCATTTACGGGTATAATGCTATTTTTATTAATGAGAAATCATGTTGATGACATTTCAGCATTTATTGCTGGTATTTTGGTGGTCACAACACCCATCTACTTCTCAAGGACAGTAGCTGGTTTCTTTGATACGGACATGTTAAATGTTTTAATTCCTCTTATAATAGTATTATTTTTTCATGGAGGCATTAGAACTGAAAATCTGTTTAAAAAGTATATTAAATGCATTCTTGCAGCGGTTTTTCTACTCCTCTTCTCGCTAACATGGAATGGCTGGGCATTTATTTTTATAATCATAGTTCTAACGTCTTTAATCTATGTCATAGTTCTTAAAGGTAGCGACAAGAGCTCAACGCCTTTCATTCAATTTTTCGCGGTTTTTATTTTGTTTTCTATTTTATTTATAGGGATGTTGAAATTATTCGGCGCGGGTATTTATTTAAATTTTCCCAACACTTCGCTTTTTTTAAAATCGAATTTTAATAATAACTGGCCAAACGCTAATTTATCAGTCTCAGAACTTTCGAAACCATCTTTCATTGAGTTTGTTTGGTTTTTAGGCGGTTTGAATATAGGTTTCGGTATTTTGGGTGTAATTGTAGTGGTCTTAAATTTATTATCAGCAAAGCTGAAGGATAAATCAGATTTGTTTTTCTACCTACTGATGTCAGTATGGCTTTTTGTGGGTCTGATTTCTTATTCTATGAGTATAAGATTCGGCATAATTTCATTCATACCCCTTGTAGCCTTTTCATCGATTTCTATCAACAAAATAATTGGAACTGTTTTTAAATTGAAAAATAACTTTATTAGAATTTTTATATTATTTTTAATTATTTCATCCTTGTTTGTAATTTCAGTAGCTCAAACCCAGGTATTTAAACTGCGACCAGCAGTAAACGATGATTTTGTAGATGCAGCAGCTTTTATAAATAAAACATTTTCATCCCCACCTGTTTTAGTAATGGACTGGAGTTATGGTCATTATTTCACTTCAGAGGGCATCCCAGTTTTAATGGATGGGGGCTGCTTAACTCCTCAAAGGAATTACTGGATTAGCAGAGCACTTTCTACAGATAATGAAACGCTTTCAAAAAACATATTAATAATGTTATCCTGTAGTGGGGATATTCCTATAGAAATGTTATATAAAAGGACAGGGAACATTTCTTTGACAGCCACTATATTGAATGAGATACTCTCTATGGATAAAAAAGATGCAAAATCAATTCTAATGGAAAAATATGGTATGAATCCTAACTTTTCGAATCAATTACTAAATTTCACCCATCCCTATCCAAAGAAAAGAATTGTTATTCTTACAGGTGACCATGAGATAAAAAGTGGCTACTGGAATTTTTATTATGGATATTGGAATTTTGCTAAATCTCAACCTCAGAAATTTGTTTATTCAGAAGGCGAGATAACATCAACAAATGATACATTAAAACATTATTCAAATAACATGTCTTTGGACTTAAAAAAAAGGTTCGCTTCTTGGAATGGAAAGAGACCTTATGAGGTTATATTGGTATATAAAAACCATAAAGATGAATTTAGGGTTTATAATGAGAGTAATCTAGTTTTCATAGTTTTCATGGAAAAAAATAGAGCTTTGGTGGTGGACAAAAAATCTAAAAATTCCCTTTTTATAAAAATTTCTGTCTTGAATGAAGGTACAGAACACTTTAAAAGAATCTATGCCAATGGACATGTTAGTTTATGGGAACTTAGATAA
- a CDS encoding class III signal peptide-containing protein produces MIEEEAQISAEMILIVGALLVIVIAVGSYIFNISGSIAGNISEVINTARDSTINKL; encoded by the coding sequence TTGATCGAGGAAGAGGCGCAGATAAGCGCTGAAATGATACTGATCGTAGGAGCACTTCTGGTAATCGTGATAGCCGTAGGCTCCTACATTTTCAACATCTCAGGCTCAATAGCGGGAAATATCAGCGAAGTAATCAACACCGCCCGTGACTCCACGATCAACAAACTTTGA
- a CDS encoding Flp family type IVb pilin, with translation MKFLKDEAGQGAAEYILLFGGVIVIAIVALLIYRAYFSKSNLNAAEDISEVRQNARSGASI, from the coding sequence ATGAAATTCCTGAAAGATGAAGCCGGACAGGGTGCAGCTGAATACATACTGCTCTTTGGTGGTGTAATCGTAATAGCAATCGTCGCACTACTGATCTACAGAGCATACTTCAGCAAATCAAACCTAAACGCCGCAGAGGACATAAGCGAAGTTAGGCAGAACGCCAGAAGCGGTGCATCAATTTAA
- a CDS encoding class III signal peptide-containing protein translates to MIIVFDECGQGAAEYILLFGGVIVIAIATLIIYTEYIKTTNPLNVTTDLNNVRESVKSR, encoded by the coding sequence GTGATAATAGTTTTTGATGAATGCGGTCAGGGAGCCGCTGAGTATATACTTCTCTTTGGTGGTGTGATTGTTATTGCGATAGCAACTCTTATTATCTATACAGAGTACATAAAAACAACAAATCCTCTTAATGTGACCACGGACCTCAACAATGTCAGGGAAAGCGTAAAAAGCAGATGA
- a CDS encoding metal-dependent hydrolase: MKIQWFGHSAFEITSDDTKILIDPFISNNPVCSTAVEEFDPDVICVTHGHADHLGDAMEIADRSGAILIANHELSVFFGRQGLESNGMNIGGTVSVDGITIRMVDAKHSSDIDFTEEVTSGGSACGYIIETPEGKVYHAGDTGLFADMRDVIGAIYRPEIALLPIGDRYTMGPEDASIAVEWIKPERVFPMHYNTFPVIEQDPEIFAEMVGRTSPETEVVVLEVGGVYED, from the coding sequence GTGAAAATTCAGTGGTTTGGACACTCGGCATTTGAGATAACATCGGATGACACAAAAATACTCATAGACCCGTTCATAAGCAACAACCCTGTCTGCAGCACTGCGGTGGAGGAATTTGACCCTGACGTCATCTGTGTAACCCATGGTCACGCAGATCACCTGGGCGATGCAATGGAAATAGCCGACAGGTCAGGTGCCATTTTAATAGCTAACCACGAGCTCTCGGTTTTCTTTGGAAGGCAGGGGCTTGAAAGTAACGGTATGAACATCGGCGGAACTGTTTCTGTTGACGGAATCACCATAAGGATGGTGGATGCCAAGCACTCCTCAGATATAGACTTCACAGAGGAGGTCACATCAGGTGGAAGCGCCTGCGGTTACATCATTGAAACCCCTGAGGGGAAGGTGTACCATGCAGGTGACACAGGACTGTTCGCGGATATGAGGGATGTTATAGGTGCAATTTACCGGCCCGAAATTGCACTTCTACCCATAGGGGACCGCTACACGATGGGGCCAGAGGACGCATCCATCGCCGTGGAATGGATAAAACCAGAAAGGGTGTTTCCCATGCACTACAACACCTTTCCAGTAATTGAACAGGACCCGGAGATCTTTGCTGAAATGGTAGGGAGAACCTCCCCTGAGACAGAGGTCGTTGTCCTTGAGGTTGGGGGAGTCTATGAAGATTAA
- a CDS encoding Era-like GTP-binding protein, with product MANFFTNFLDKLLGRNKKLKIGLYGHPNSGKTTLANRMCEDWLGKPLGLTSEIPHETRTVYKQERITIERDGAELDFDIIDTPGIATKVDYKNFLEFGLSEQEAKERAKEATKGIIEAIKWLDDVTGVLLVMDSSQDPLTQANITIIGNLEARKIPFLIVANKIDLPESSPERIISVFPQHTVVPISALHGENTEDLYMQMVKKFR from the coding sequence ATGGCAAATTTTTTCACCAATTTCCTTGATAAACTGCTCGGAAGAAACAAGAAACTGAAGATAGGACTCTACGGTCACCCAAATTCCGGTAAAACAACCCTTGCAAACAGGATGTGCGAGGACTGGCTTGGAAAACCCCTTGGGCTGACCTCAGAGATACCACACGAGACAAGAACGGTGTATAAACAGGAGAGAATCACCATAGAGAGGGATGGGGCGGAGCTTGACTTTGACATCATTGACACGCCTGGAATAGCAACAAAGGTTGACTACAAGAACTTCCTTGAATTTGGGTTGTCAGAGCAGGAGGCCAAGGAACGGGCCAAGGAGGCCACCAAGGGGATAATAGAGGCAATAAAATGGCTCGATGATGTTACTGGGGTACTCCTTGTCATGGATTCATCACAGGACCCTCTGACACAGGCGAATATAACAATAATAGGGAACCTTGAGGCGAGGAAAATACCCTTCCTCATAGTTGCAAACAAGATAGACCTTCCAGAGTCATCTCCGGAGAGGATAATATCGGTTTTCCCCCAGCATACGGTTGTCCCTATCTCAGCACTGCACGGTGAAAACACAGAGGACCTTTACATGCAGATGGTTAAAAAATTCAGGTGA
- a CDS encoding DUF2073 domain-containing protein, which yields MDGLKMDFLSSEALEDKSSMEKISMIIDRVKDGDILVLEGSLSPSEEAELIETTMREIDIENFVGIDIYTLEKDEKAFLGLSKRRTVGLTIIGPANVMRTVKRKSNFLSMIAEIGDSGASVH from the coding sequence ATGGATGGCTTGAAAATGGATTTTCTTTCATCAGAGGCTCTTGAGGATAAAAGCAGCATGGAAAAGATCTCAATGATCATAGACCGTGTGAAGGATGGGGACATACTGGTTCTGGAGGGAAGTCTTTCACCCTCAGAGGAGGCTGAACTCATAGAGACCACCATGAGGGAGATCGACATTGAAAACTTTGTGGGAATAGACATATACACACTTGAAAAGGATGAGAAGGCATTTCTGGGACTCTCAAAAAGAAGGACAGTTGGACTCACCATAATAGGACCTGCCAATGTAATGCGAACAGTCAAGAGGAAGTCAAACTTCCTCTCAATGATTGCAGAGATCGGTGATTCAGGTGCATCAGTGCATTAA
- a CDS encoding Zn-ribbon domain-containing protein, with the protein MHQCIKCGEKFRSSEELKNGCPKCGSRYFRYVADRRAPEPVGDPIETIMVRKNGIYEVNLTSLLEDDSIIVSDEEGKYFIDLNFLLKKNLKRRVK; encoded by the coding sequence GTGCATCAGTGCATTAAGTGCGGGGAGAAGTTCAGGTCTTCAGAGGAACTAAAGAATGGATGTCCAAAATGTGGAAGCAGGTACTTCAGGTATGTGGCCGACAGGAGGGCCCCTGAACCGGTGGGGGACCCCATTGAGACCATAATGGTCAGGAAGAACGGTATATATGAGGTTAACCTAACCTCCCTGCTTGAGGATGACTCAATAATCGTCTCTGATGAGGAGGGCAAATACTTCATTGATCTGAACTTCCTGCTCAAGAAGAACCTTAAGAGGAGGGTTAAATAA